The following DNA comes from Arcobacter cloacae.
TAGATTTGCTTTGAATTTTGGTTGTTGGTCAAGCATCTCAATTTTTAGAGATTTATCAATAGCCATATCACCGCTATCAGGTTCAGTTTGCTTCATAATTATTTTAAAAAGTGTAGATTTTCCTTGTCCATTTTGACCAATTACGGCGATTCTTTGCCCGTGATTTAAAGTAAAATTTGCATCTTTTAAAATAACTTTTGTGTCATATTGTTTTGAAATGTTCTGCAGGTCTATTAGTGCCATAATTTTTAATATTTTCCTAGAGTTTTTAGTTTTTTTAAGTTGTAATGTATCATTTTTCCCGTTAATATATGCTTTCTAATAATATTAAATTAATTTTAAGAAATGTATAATCTAAAAAAACAAGGAGTTTTTCATGGAAGTTCAAAGTAGCACAAATTTAGCATTAAATGCTTTTAAGCAAAATCAGAATATTGGTGTAAATAGTAAAAATCAAGATACTACTCAAAAAGAAAAATCTCTTGAAGAAACTATAAAAGAATCAGCTGTAAAAGTTAGTATTTCTATGAATGCTCAATACATTTTGTTTGCAATGAATGCTTCAAATATCACTCAAGGAAATACTCTATCTCAAGCTAGTTTAAACTCTAATCAAAGAGAAGTTTTAGATTTTTTAAGTGGAAAAGAGAGTTCAAATGGTATGAGTTTAAAAAATATTGGTTATGAAGGTAAACCAATTACTGAATTAACTCAAGATGAAGCCAAAGAACTTGTAAGTGAAAATGGTTTTTTTGGAGTGAAACAAACTTCAGATAGGGTTGCAAATTTTGTTTTTAATTTCGCAGGTGATGATTTGGAACTTTTACAAAAAGGAAGGGAAGGAATTATTCAAGGATTTGAAGAAGCTAAAAAGATGTTTGGAGGAGAACTTCCTGAGATTTCTTATAAAACTCAAGAAAGAACATTAGCTTTAATAGATGAAAAAATAAACTCTTTAAAATCAGGAAATAAAGAAGAGATTTAACTCTCTTCTTTATATAAATGCCAATAAACTAAGTGACATTACTAACATTCCAAGACAAATACCAAGTATTGTAGTATGAGCATTTCCATATATTCTTGAAGCAGGAAGAAGCTCATCAAAAGAGATATGAATCATAATACCAGCAACAATTCCAAAGATTATAGCAAGGGTTGAATCTTGCAAAAATGGATATAGTAAAAAGAATCCAACAACAGCACCAATAGGTTCTGCTAAACCTGACAAAGTTGCATACCAAAAAGCCTTTTTTTTGCTATTTGTTGCATAATAAATTGGTAAAGATATTGACATTCCTTCTGGAATATTGTGAATAGCTATTGCAATAGCTATAGAAAGTCCTAAAGAAAAACTCTCTAAAGAGGCTGTAAATGTTGCAAAACCTTCAGGAAAGTTATGAATACCAATAGCTAAAGCTGTAAAAATACCAGTTCTTTTTAAATGGGCTAATTTTAAAGTGGAAGTTTTTACATCTTCTTTTAGTACATTTAATTCACCGCTACTTTTAGGTTCATGAGGATTTACATCTTTTGGAATCATATAATCTATAAAAGCACTCAAAAGAATTCCTAAAAAGAAACATACAATCATCAAAAACTCTGCTAAAGGTTCACTTTTATATATTTCAAAAAAGCTCTCTTTGGATTTAACAAGTATTTCCATAAAAGAGACATAAATCATAACCCCAGCTGAAAAACCAAGCCCCAAAGATAAAATCTTATAATTTTTTTCTTTTGAAAAAAAAGCTAAAACAGCACCTATTGAAGTTGAGATTCCTGCAAAAAGTGTTAATGAAAAGGCAATTAAATAGTTATTTAGAGTTAAATCATCCATAAAATAAACTTACTCATAAATCTAATTGATAATCTTTTAATTCTTCTTTTGAGTACTCTTTGAAAATGTCATGGTTAAAGAAAAAATCAACTAAATTCTTATCTAATTCTCCTCTTTTTGTCATTGTTGTTAAAATATTTTCAACAGTTGATAATTTCATAGCTTCTTTATATGGTCTTGTTGAAGCTGTTAAAGCTTCAAAAATATCAGCTAAAATCATAATTCTATCTTCTAAACTGATTTGTGAATCACTTAAACCTCTTGGATAACCTAAACCATTTAGTTTTTCATGGTGATTACAAGCAATATTTAATACATCTTTATATTTTTTTGGAAAAGGTAATTCTGAAATCATATCAAGAGATAATTGGGCATGATTTTTTATGATATCAATTTCTTCTTTTGTAAGAGTTCCTTTTTTAATCGATAAATTATATAGTTCATCTTGAGTTAATAAAGGAAGTGATTCACCATTTTTAACATAAGTTTGTTTAGAAATATTCTCAAGTTTTTCTATATCTTCATCAAGCATAAACTCTCCTCCAAGATTTGTTTTTTTGATAAAATCTATATTTTCATTCAGCTGTTTTATACTATTTTCAAACTCATCTTTACTAATAAGTTGTTTTAAATACTCTATCTCTTTATCTTTTTTTATTAATTCAAATCTTTGTTCTACTAGATGAATTCTGTCAAATATTTTTTCTAATTTAGTTGCTTTATCTATTACATGTTCTGGCATTGAAATTTTTCCAATATCATGCATCCATGCAGCAAGAGCTATTTGTTTATAATCATTTTGAGTATATTTTACATCTTTATAAATTGTCTCATCATCATTTATCGCTTTTGCTAAAAGTAAAGCTATTTTTTCAACTTTTGCTATATGATCTTTTGTGTATGGAGATTTTGCATCAATAGCTTTTGCAATAGTTGCTACAAATGCATTTATAAAGTCTTCTAAACTATTTATTAAATACATATTTGTAAGAGCCATAGCAGCTTGTGAAGCCAAAGAGATTATCACTTTTTCATCAAATTTATCAAAACTTAAAATTTCTTGATTCTTTATTTTATTTATTAGTTGTAAAACTCCTATAACTTCATTTTCATGATTTATAAGTGGTATTACAAGCATTGATTTTGAACGATAAGAGGTTTTTTTATCGAACTGTTTTGTCCCTTCAAATTTATATTTCGTTGTTTTATAAACATCTGAAATATTTATTATTCTTTTTTCATTAGCACAAACTACAGCAACCATTTTGTTGTTTAGTGAACCATCTTCCAAAAAAATTGGTAAATCATTCCAATTAAGTTTTTCTTTAGTACCACCCATAAAAATATTTAAACTATCATTTTGAACAACTTTGAATTGTAAAGTTTTTTCATCTTTTGATTTTATATATAAAGTTCCAGCATCGGCATTTGTTAATTTTCTTGTTAGAGTTAAAATATTTTCAAGTAGTTTTTCTTTATTGTGTTCTGAAGAAAATGCTAGATTTATTTTCATAATCTCTTCAAATTTACTTTCACTTAAAAGAGTATTTTCAATATTTCCTGTATCAATATGAATAACATCTCCTTCTTTTAAAATCTTCCCTTTATAGTTTAGAAGTTTATGCTTTTTTATATCTTTTAGTAATTCTTTTTCATAATTTGGCTTTAAGTGATAGAAAAATATAGAGATATCTTTTCTTTTTAGATTTTTTAACTCTTTTGCTATCAAATTTGGAGTTAAATGTTTTGAAACTCTAGCTAATTCATCAAATTTATCAGGGAATGAACACTCAATAATTAAAGATTTTATAGTTTTGTTATTGTTTATCTCTTCCCAAATAATTGGATTTGTGTAAGTATCTCCACTTATTATAAAACTTTGATGATTTTTTGTAATTACAAAACCACATGAACCAGTTATGTGATTTGCTTCTATTGGTTTTATTTGATATTCTCCAATACTTATAATCTCATTTAATTTTATTTTTTTTAATATCAGTGAATTTTCATCACTATTTAAAAGCTTTATTTTTGTAAAGTCAGGCCAAATTACGTTATTAAAAGAGTAGGTTTTTAATACTTCAATAGTCTCTTCAAGTGCGTATATAGTAAGTGGAGTTTTTCTTTGTTCAAAAAAGGTCTCAATTATAAAAGGTAAATCAGTTATATGGTCAGCATGGGAATGGGTTAAAAAAATGTGATTGATATCTTTTGCTTCATTTCCTAAAGAGTTTAAAACATTTCCCGCATCAATTATAATATCTTTGAATATTTGAAAAGAAGTTGTATTTTGATTTTTTGCTTTACTTCCACTAGCACCTAAAATCTTTATAAAATTCATAAAAAAGCCTTTTGTTATATTATTTGGTAATTATAACAATAATAGCTTATTTATGATTAATGATTTGTATCATTTATTTTAAAATCATCGTATGGATCCATATGAATATTTATAATCCAATCTCTTTTATTATCTAGTTTTTTTATCTTATTTTCTATAGAATCACTTGCTTTATGTGCTTCCATAAGTGTAATAATACAGTCAAATACTAAGTGTACTTCCACAAATGTTTGATGACCTGCTTCTCTTGTTTTTAATAAATGATAAGCATTTACTCTTTTATTATCTTCTATTATTTCTTTTATTTTTGAAACAATCTCTTCATCTACAGCTCTATCAAGTAAAACTAATACTCCATCACGAATAAGTCCATAAGCTGAATATATAATATATAAAGCAATTCCACCACCAACAAAAACATCAATTATTTCATAACCTGTAAAACTTACAAGTAATAATGAAGTTAATACGGCCAAATTACTAAAAACATCTGTTTTATAGTGAAGTGCATCAGCTCTTATAACCATAGAATTTGTTTTTTTAGCTATATAATTTAAGTAAGTAACTAAAGAAATAGTTATAACTAAAGAGATAATCATTACATAAATAGAGATATCAAGGTATTTTGAAACTTCACCGTTTATTGCTTTATTTATTGCTTCATAAAGTAAATAAAGCCCTGAGATTGTAATAATAGTTCCTTCTATAACTGAAGCTAAAGCTTCAATCTTTCCTCTTCCATAATTGAAAGTTTTATCGGCTGGTTTTTCGGAGTTTGAAATAGCAAAGTAGTTAAAAATAGATACAAACATATCTAAAATAGAGTCAACAGCTGATGCTAAAACAGCAACTGAACCACTTGCTATTCCAATAACAAGTTTTATAAGTGTAAGTACCGCTGCAACACTAGAGGAAACAACGGTAGCTTTTTTTTGAAGAGTCATTATTTATTTTCTACAAACTCTTTTATTCTTTTGATTCCCTCTTGAATAGTTGCTAAATCAGTAGCAAAAGAGAATCTTACATAACCTTCTGTTCCAAAAGCAAGTCCTGGAACTAATGCAACACCTTTTTGCTCTAATAACTCAGCGCAGAATTTCATAGAGTCATTTGTAACTTCTTGAATGTTGATAAATAGATAAAACGCACCATCAGGGTCTATACTTGATAAACCTTTGATATCATTAAATGCTGAAACAGCGTAATTTTTTCTTTTTTCAAATTCAACTCTCATCATTTCAATAGTCTCATCAGCATCACCTTCAAGTGCAGGAATTGCTGCATATTGAGTCATTGTGTTGATATTTGAAGTAACTTGACCTTGAAGTTTAGTTAAAGCTTTTGCAAGTGCTGCATCACAAGTTGCAATATATCCAAATCTCCATCCTGTCATAGCAACAGCTTTACTTAATCCATTGATAGTTACAGTTCTTTTGTACATATCTTCAGATACTTGCGCAGCAGCTGTGAATTTTTTACCGTTGTACATAATTTTTTCATACATTTCATCTGAGAATACGATAATATCAGTACCTTTTAAAACTTCACCTAAAGCTAAAAGTTCTTCTTTTGAATAAACAGAACCTGTTGGATTAGAAGGAGTATTTAATAATAAAATTTTTGTTTTTGGTGTAATTGCTGCTTTTAATTGCTCTGGTGTAATTTTGAATTCAGTTGAATCGTTTGTTTCAATAAATACAGGAACTCCACCTGAATATTTAACTTGTTCTGGATATGTTACCCAATAAGGTGCTGGGATAATTACTTCATCACCATCTTCAACAAGAACTTGGAATAAGTTAAATAATGAGTGTTTTGCACCATTGCTAATTACGATACCATCAAGTTTGTATTCTAAACCGTGGTCTTTCTTTAATTTATTAATAATTGCTTGCTTGGTAGCGATAATACCTTCTACTGCTGTATATTTTGTTTGACCTTCATTAATAGCCTTGATAGCCGCTTCTTTAACGATTACAGGAGTGTCAAAGTCAGGCTCACCTGCACTAAAACTTAGTATATCTTTACCTTGAGCTTTAAGCTCTCTTGCTAGGGCAGTGATTGCCATAGTAACCGATGGAGACAAATTCTCCATTCTGTTTGCAATTTTCATTAGCATTTCCCTCAATAAAATTATCATTATATTTTTGATATAATAGTTCGGGATTTTACCTAAAAAATACTTAAGGAAAAGTTTGAGTTTTCAAATAGAAATTGAAGAAAAAATCATAACAGTAGAATTAAAAAATAGAAAAAATATAAAACATTGCTATTTGCGTATTTTAAAAGAGAATTTGATTGAAATAAAAGTAAATAGATATTTTACTCTTTATGATGCAAAAAAATTGATTGAAAAAAAGTCTGAATGGATAAAATCTTCGATAAAAAAACTATCGAAAAATAGGCTAAATGAAGATGAATTTTCATATTTGGGTGAAATTAAAAAATTAGAAGATTTTAATATAAAAAATTTAGATATTTTTTATAAAAAAGAGATTCAAAAAATATTACCTTTAAAAGTAGAAGAATTATCAAAAAAAATGCAACTTTTCCCAACTTCTATAAGTTTCAGAAAAAACAAAAGAACATGGGGTTCTTGTAACTATAAAAATGGTTTAAATTTCAATATTTTACTTATGAAATTTCCTATTGAAGTAATGGAATATGTGATAATTCATGAGTTAGCTCATATAAAACATAAAAATCATTCAAAAGATTTTTGGAATTTAGTTGAAGTTTATTGCCCAAATTATAGAGAAATAGAGAAAAGATTTAAGAATTTTTTATAATTTCTCTTATTTTCTCAAATTTTTTAAAAATTTTTTCATCTTTTGCTTTATTTTCAAATATCCCATAAGAACGTTCTATATATAGAGGTTTTTCCTCTTTTTCTTCCTCTTTTTTATCTATTACATTAGTTACAAAAAAAGCTATATCTTCAACATTTGCTATCTTGAAATTTTTTAATAATGATTTTATATCTGCTTTGTTATACTCAAACTCCATTTTATAAACAGGATGGGTTAATACAAAATAGAGGGTTTGATTTTTTACATACCCAAATTTTACGCCTTTTTTTAATTTCAAAGGAAGAGCATCGATAAACTTCATTATCAAAAACGAAGTGTTGATCTTTCTAAATTCAGGATTATTTTTAAGATGACTAAGTATTTCATTAATTTTTTTCATGGGCTAATTATAGCAGGTTTTATATTATCATTTAGTGGTTGTGGATACAAAGCAGATCCAGTTTATGTTCCATCAAAATCTTCAGTTGAAGAAAGTAATCAAAAAGTTCAAGAATGAAAGTTTATGATTATGTAATAATTGGAACAGGAATTGCGGGGCTTAATGCAGCAAGATTGATTCCAAAAGATAAAAGAGTTTTAATTCTTTGCAAAATGTCAAC
Coding sequences within:
- a CDS encoding M48 family metallopeptidase gives rise to the protein MSFQIEIEEKIITVELKNRKNIKHCYLRILKENLIEIKVNRYFTLYDAKKLIEKKSEWIKSSIKKLSKNRLNEDEFSYLGEIKKLEDFNIKNLDIFYKKEIQKILPLKVEELSKKMQLFPTSISFRKNKRTWGSCNYKNGLNFNILLMKFPIEVMEYVIIHELAHIKHKNHSKDFWNLVEVYCPNYREIEKRFKNFL
- a CDS encoding cation diffusion facilitator family transporter, whose protein sequence is MTLQKKATVVSSSVAAVLTLIKLVIGIASGSVAVLASAVDSILDMFVSIFNYFAISNSEKPADKTFNYGRGKIEALASVIEGTIITISGLYLLYEAINKAINGEVSKYLDISIYVMIISLVITISLVTYLNYIAKKTNSMVIRADALHYKTDVFSNLAVLTSLLLVSFTGYEIIDVFVGGGIALYIIYSAYGLIRDGVLVLLDRAVDEEIVSKIKEIIEDNKRVNAYHLLKTREAGHQTFVEVHLVFDCIITLMEAHKASDSIENKIKKLDNKRDWIINIHMDPYDDFKINDTNH
- a CDS encoding pyridoxal phosphate-dependent aminotransferase; its protein translation is MKIANRMENLSPSVTMAITALARELKAQGKDILSFSAGEPDFDTPVIVKEAAIKAINEGQTKYTAVEGIIATKQAIINKLKKDHGLEYKLDGIVISNGAKHSLFNLFQVLVEDGDEVIIPAPYWVTYPEQVKYSGGVPVFIETNDSTEFKITPEQLKAAITPKTKILLLNTPSNPTGSVYSKEELLALGEVLKGTDIIVFSDEMYEKIMYNGKKFTAAAQVSEDMYKRTVTINGLSKAVAMTGWRFGYIATCDAALAKALTKLQGQVTSNINTMTQYAAIPALEGDADETIEMMRVEFEKRKNYAVSAFNDIKGLSSIDPDGAFYLFINIQEVTNDSMKFCAELLEQKGVALVPGLAFGTEGYVRFSFATDLATIQEGIKRIKEFVENK
- a CDS encoding DUF721 domain-containing protein; this translates as MKFIDALPLKLKKGVKFGYVKNQTLYFVLTHPVYKMEFEYNKADIKSLLKNFKIANVEDIAFFVTNVIDKKEEEKEEKPLYIERSYGIFENKAKDEKIFKKFEKIREIIKNS
- the zupT gene encoding zinc transporter ZupT, with translation MDDLTLNNYLIAFSLTLFAGISTSIGAVLAFFSKEKNYKILSLGLGFSAGVMIYVSFMEILVKSKESFFEIYKSEPLAEFLMIVCFFLGILLSAFIDYMIPKDVNPHEPKSSGELNVLKEDVKTSTLKLAHLKRTGIFTALAIGIHNFPEGFATFTASLESFSLGLSIAIAIAIHNIPEGMSISLPIYYATNSKKKAFWYATLSGLAEPIGAVVGFFLLYPFLQDSTLAIIFGIVAGIMIHISFDELLPASRIYGNAHTTILGICLGMLVMSLSLLAFI
- a CDS encoding HD domain-containing phosphohydrolase; amino-acid sequence: MNFIKILGASGSKAKNQNTTSFQIFKDIIIDAGNVLNSLGNEAKDINHIFLTHSHADHITDLPFIIETFFEQRKTPLTIYALEETIEVLKTYSFNNVIWPDFTKIKLLNSDENSLILKKIKLNEIISIGEYQIKPIEANHITGSCGFVITKNHQSFIISGDTYTNPIIWEEINNNKTIKSLIIECSFPDKFDELARVSKHLTPNLIAKELKNLKRKDISIFFYHLKPNYEKELLKDIKKHKLLNYKGKILKEGDVIHIDTGNIENTLLSESKFEEIMKINLAFSSEHNKEKLLENILTLTRKLTNADAGTLYIKSKDEKTLQFKVVQNDSLNIFMGGTKEKLNWNDLPIFLEDGSLNNKMVAVVCANEKRIINISDVYKTTKYKFEGTKQFDKKTSYRSKSMLVIPLINHENEVIGVLQLINKIKNQEILSFDKFDEKVIISLASQAAMALTNMYLINSLEDFINAFVATIAKAIDAKSPYTKDHIAKVEKIALLLAKAINDDETIYKDVKYTQNDYKQIALAAWMHDIGKISMPEHVIDKATKLEKIFDRIHLVEQRFELIKKDKEIEYLKQLISKDEFENSIKQLNENIDFIKKTNLGGEFMLDEDIEKLENISKQTYVKNGESLPLLTQDELYNLSIKKGTLTKEEIDIIKNHAQLSLDMISELPFPKKYKDVLNIACNHHEKLNGLGYPRGLSDSQISLEDRIMILADIFEALTASTRPYKEAMKLSTVENILTTMTKRGELDKNLVDFFFNHDIFKEYSKEELKDYQLDL